The Spirosoma radiotolerans genome has a window encoding:
- a CDS encoding YciE/YciF ferroxidase family protein: protein MAALADRIASFFSGNDSTTDEGLRDLFISELKSVYYSEKRAVDALGDQAEASTTDEVGNAFLAHQEQSRIQVERLEEIFKIIGIKTETRTADAIDGLISDAKRVVADTESGSLTRDAALIIAAQKIEHYEIAAYGSLLTLAKMLDFNQSTELLARTLEEEKETDKKLTILAESFVNTRSKEEEDMHPGSHHASRHVAHGADSNVTLGGPLGV, encoded by the coding sequence ATGGCAGCTCTTGCAGATAGGATCGCGAGTTTTTTTAGTGGCAACGACTCTACCACCGACGAAGGATTACGGGACTTGTTTATCAGTGAATTGAAAAGCGTTTACTACAGTGAAAAGCGGGCCGTCGACGCCCTTGGCGATCAGGCAGAGGCTAGCACAACGGACGAAGTTGGGAATGCTTTTTTAGCGCACCAGGAGCAAAGTCGCATTCAGGTAGAGCGATTGGAAGAGATATTTAAAATTATTGGCATCAAAACCGAGACACGCACCGCCGATGCCATTGATGGACTGATCAGTGATGCCAAGCGCGTGGTGGCAGACACGGAATCGGGCTCCCTAACGCGGGATGCTGCCCTGATTATTGCAGCTCAGAAAATCGAACATTATGAAATTGCAGCCTATGGCTCATTATTGACGCTAGCCAAGATGCTCGATTTCAACCAGTCGACCGAGTTGCTGGCCAGGACACTGGAAGAAGAAAAAGAAACTGACAAAAAACTGACGATTCTGGCCGAGTCGTTCGTCAATACACGCTCAAAAGAAGAAGAGGACATGCACCCCGGCAGCCACCATGCAAGTCGCCACGTGGCGCATGGTGCGGATTCAAATGTTACGCTGGGTGGGCCACTCGGCGTATAA
- a CDS encoding amidase family protein produces the protein MKKYLLCLFAIYVLGVAPAGAQSFKAKHLQEATITSLHEAMQAGKVTAEQLVQLYLDRIEAYDKQGPYLNAIIMVNPKALTEARRLDSLYKATGKLVGPLHGIPIIVKDNYDTYDMPTTNGTLAMKKSIPPDDAFVIRRIREAGAIIIAKSNLAEFAMSGQFSVSSILPGYSRNPYDTKRTTAGSSGGTAAAVTANFGTIGLGTDTGSSIRGPASHQSLVGFRPTLGLVSRDGIAPLAMTNDTGGPICRTVEDAVRVLDVIAGYDKADTVTRRSQGKIPQTYRQFLDKNGLKGARIGVFRQMIMPKNSDPQVYALFNKALDELRAAGAIVIDSVRVPELDTINKSFDTIPQLRRDFNLYLASLGPNAPHKTLASIIKSKQFHPYLEKSLLDAQADTLAPEAHKGWGKNLALRERLRQLLLRAMDSTQVEVLVYPSFSYPPRLIGDLNTPSGTNNNALSPPTGFPAFSVPMGFTYGSLPAGLQFFGRPYSEPTLIKLAYAYEQATHHRQPPESTPVLSKKKNKNRIVQ, from the coding sequence ATGAAGAAATACTTACTTTGTCTTTTTGCTATCTATGTGCTAGGTGTCGCTCCGGCCGGAGCCCAGTCGTTCAAGGCCAAACACCTTCAGGAAGCGACCATCACCAGTTTACACGAAGCCATGCAGGCCGGTAAAGTAACCGCTGAGCAACTGGTTCAACTGTACCTGGATCGAATTGAGGCTTATGATAAACAGGGACCGTATCTGAACGCCATCATCATGGTGAATCCAAAAGCCCTGACCGAAGCCCGACGGCTCGACTCGCTCTATAAAGCAACCGGGAAACTGGTAGGTCCGCTGCATGGAATTCCCATTATTGTGAAAGATAATTACGATACCTACGACATGCCGACCACCAATGGGACGCTGGCCATGAAGAAGTCAATTCCACCCGATGATGCCTTTGTCATCAGGCGCATTCGGGAAGCGGGAGCGATCATTATTGCTAAGTCGAATCTGGCGGAGTTTGCCATGTCGGGGCAGTTTTCGGTCAGTTCCATTTTGCCGGGCTATTCGCGCAACCCGTACGATACCAAACGAACAACGGCGGGGTCGAGTGGGGGAACGGCAGCCGCCGTAACCGCTAATTTTGGTACCATCGGATTGGGCACAGATACCGGAAGCTCCATTCGTGGGCCAGCGTCTCACCAAAGCCTGGTTGGGTTTCGCCCGACATTGGGGCTCGTTAGCCGCGACGGAATTGCTCCGCTGGCCATGACCAACGACACTGGCGGGCCCATTTGCCGGACGGTGGAAGACGCTGTACGCGTGCTCGATGTGATTGCGGGATACGACAAAGCCGATACCGTGACCCGGCGGAGTCAGGGAAAAATACCCCAGACGTACCGCCAGTTCCTGGACAAAAATGGGCTGAAAGGCGCGCGTATTGGCGTATTTCGGCAGATGATTATGCCGAAAAATTCGGATCCGCAGGTGTATGCTCTATTCAACAAGGCGTTGGATGAGCTTCGAGCGGCTGGTGCTATCGTGATCGACTCGGTTCGGGTGCCTGAACTGGATACGATCAACAAGTCTTTTGATACCATTCCGCAGTTAAGACGCGATTTTAATCTGTACCTGGCCAGTCTGGGACCCAATGCTCCGCATAAAACACTGGCATCTATTATAAAGTCGAAGCAGTTTCATCCCTATCTCGAAAAATCGTTGCTGGACGCCCAGGCCGATACCCTGGCCCCCGAAGCCCATAAAGGGTGGGGGAAGAACCTGGCCTTACGCGAACGGCTGCGCCAATTATTGCTGCGGGCAATGGATTCAACGCAGGTCGAGGTGCTGGTGTATCCATCCTTTAGCTACCCGCCCCGCCTGATCGGGGATTTGAATACACCGTCTGGCACGAACAACAATGCCTTGTCGCCACCGACGGGATTTCCGGCTTTTTCGGTGCCGATGGGGTTTACCTATGGCAGCCTGCCCGCCGGTTTGCAGTTTTTCGGCCGACCGTATAGCGAACCGACACTCATCAAATTAGCCTATGCCTACGAGCAGGCTACGCACCATCGGCAACCTCCCGAAAGCACACCGGTTCTGTCGAAGAAAAAGAACAAGAATAGGATAGTTCAGTAG
- the ggt gene encoding gamma-glutamyltransferase, whose translation MNYPSLSFCLALLLFVTSSLNGQPTDKGDRITGPNFATRSPVLARHGMAATSHPLATQIALDMLKQGGTAVDAAIAANAALGVIEPNNGGIGGDLFAIVWSAKDHKLYGLNASGRSPKGLSYDALKTVLGKRPQIPLYGPLSVSVPGAVDGWFTLHKRFGKLPMQNLLAPSIRYAREGVPVPQVIAYSWQVAAGRLAASEAIVQEFDNFRHTFLPDGKAPVEGQIFRNPDLAATYEKIAKGGRDVFYKGAVADAIDRYARRVGIYLRKADLAAHQSTWIDPVSTNYRGYDVHELPPNGQGIAVLQMLNIIEGYDLKGMGHNSADYLHLLVEAKKLAFEDRAKYYADPDFAKPSINWLLTKDYAATRRKLINLRKASSRLDAGDPALRAGDTVYLTVADDQGNMVSLIQSNMLEFGSGMVPDGLGFVFHNRGTSFNMQLNHANVYAPGKRPFSTIIPGFVTKNGEPFLSFGVMGGAMQPQGHLQVLCNIIDFGMNIQEAGDAARFSHSGSSEPVGTLMTDGGRLALESGISPQVRLELEKRGHQLAPTDFFGGYQAIQWDAVNRIYWGASEMRKDGQAAGY comes from the coding sequence ATGAATTATCCCAGCCTCTCTTTTTGTTTAGCCCTACTTCTGTTCGTCACCTCGTCTCTCAACGGCCAACCAACCGACAAAGGTGACCGGATCACGGGTCCTAATTTTGCTACGCGCAGCCCTGTACTGGCTCGTCATGGGATGGCTGCGACCAGCCACCCATTGGCAACGCAGATTGCGCTGGATATGCTGAAGCAGGGCGGTACCGCCGTCGATGCGGCTATTGCGGCCAACGCGGCCCTTGGCGTCATCGAACCGAATAACGGCGGCATTGGTGGCGACTTATTTGCCATTGTCTGGTCGGCCAAAGACCACAAACTGTATGGCCTGAATGCCAGCGGTCGCTCGCCGAAAGGGTTGTCGTATGATGCCCTGAAGACGGTGTTGGGAAAAAGGCCGCAAATTCCGCTCTACGGTCCGCTATCTGTGTCGGTGCCCGGCGCGGTGGATGGCTGGTTTACGTTGCATAAGCGTTTTGGCAAGTTACCCATGCAAAACCTGCTGGCACCCAGCATTCGCTATGCCCGCGAAGGCGTTCCTGTTCCGCAGGTGATTGCTTATTCGTGGCAGGTAGCCGCTGGCCGATTAGCCGCCAGCGAAGCCATTGTTCAGGAGTTTGATAATTTCCGCCATACGTTTCTACCAGATGGCAAAGCTCCCGTTGAGGGGCAGATTTTTCGAAATCCAGACCTGGCCGCTACCTACGAAAAAATAGCGAAAGGCGGACGGGATGTTTTCTATAAAGGAGCGGTAGCCGATGCCATTGATCGCTATGCCCGTCGGGTCGGCATTTATCTTCGAAAGGCTGATCTGGCTGCTCACCAGAGTACCTGGATTGATCCCGTCTCGACCAATTATCGGGGATATGATGTCCATGAATTACCCCCAAATGGGCAAGGAATTGCCGTTTTGCAAATGCTTAATATCATAGAAGGCTACGATCTGAAGGGCATGGGCCACAACAGCGCCGATTATTTACACCTGCTCGTTGAAGCGAAGAAGCTGGCTTTTGAAGACCGCGCCAAATATTATGCCGATCCTGATTTTGCCAAACCATCCATTAACTGGCTACTCACTAAAGACTATGCCGCTACCCGCCGGAAATTGATCAATCTTAGGAAAGCATCCAGCCGACTCGACGCCGGTGACCCGGCCCTGCGGGCTGGTGATACCGTTTACCTGACCGTAGCCGATGACCAGGGAAATATGGTGTCGCTCATCCAGAGCAATATGCTGGAATTTGGGAGTGGCATGGTTCCCGATGGCCTGGGGTTTGTCTTCCACAATCGGGGCACCAGCTTCAACATGCAACTGAACCATGCCAATGTCTACGCACCGGGAAAACGGCCCTTCTCGACCATTATTCCAGGTTTTGTCACTAAAAATGGCGAGCCTTTCCTCAGTTTTGGGGTTATGGGCGGAGCCATGCAGCCTCAGGGACACTTACAGGTGCTTTGTAACATCATCGACTTCGGCATGAACATACAGGAAGCGGGCGACGCTGCCCGATTTAGTCATTCGGGCAGTAGCGAACCCGTCGGCACACTTATGACCGACGGTGGCCGACTGGCACTGGAAAGCGGCATCTCGCCACAAGTCCGCCTTGAGCTGGAAAAACGAGGGCATCAGTTGGCTCCAACGGATTTTTTTGGTGGGTATCAGGCCATTCAGTGGGATGCTGTCAATCGGATTTATTGGGGCGCCAGCGAGATGCGAAAAGATGGCCAGGCGGCTGGCTACTGA